From the genome of Plasmodium malariae genome assembly, chromosome: 9, one region includes:
- the ARC40 gene encoding actin-related protein 2/3 complex subunit 1, putative, producing MIEHVKCNCTKYSIPENDYYEPPIRVSTKKNDILIAVMSNRKNVVLHKIVKAELIYSDTIYTGIQSRNKIVGLEWSRQNELLIVTIDMKCVIYKKKKESEKWICTNVNIPTEELPTCVCWHPYAYSFAIGFSTGNIFICSKKEKEKWTIKQIVSHAGSILFLEWGSSGYILSTTSMDSTARIVCTLGLSDERSKHEEQYGAYGNIEDLIAQRDLKNNDIICKIECEGYVICHSSFSLSNEKVAIIANNFENSYEKQQIIIADYCKSPANIQFVSWVGQTFQKSLFFGEDKLLVYGYEIFPIIIDCVNGEWVISKVVLPEFTIKNLSFDFFYDKKNIQDIEKECNHINGNEVTGEIIPHSNSILQISMLEPYESKEYTQFITASSDFNIVLWTFIF from the exons ATGATTGAGCATGTAAAATGTAACTGTACAAAGTACAGTATCCCAGAGAATGACTACTATGAACCCCCAATAAGAGTGTCCACtaagaaaaatgatatattaatagcTGTTATGAGcaatagaaaaaatgtaGTTCTACACAAAATAGTAAAGGCAGAATTAATTTATTCCGACACAATTTATACTGGA ATACAGAGTAGAAACAAAATTGTAGGACTAGAGTGGTCAAGACAGAATGAGTTACTCATAGTTACCATTGATATGAAATGtgtcatttataaaaaaaaaaaagaaagtgaGAAATGGATATGTACTAATGTTAATATTCCAACAGAGGAATTACCTACATGTGTTTGTTGGCATCCATATGCCTATTCTTTTGCCATAGGATTTTCTACcggaaatatatttatttgttcaaaaaaagaaaaggaaaaatggacaataaaacaaattgtaAGTCATGCTGgaagtattttatttttagaatgGGGTTCTTCAG GGTATATATTGTCTACAACGTCCATGGATTCAACAGCAAGGATTGTATGCACATTAGGCTTGTCAGATGAAAGATCAAAACATGAGGAACAATACGG AGCATATGGGAACATTGAAGATCTAATCGCACAAAgggatttaaaaaataacgaCATAATATGCAAG ATTGAATGTGAAGGATATGTCATTTGTCATAGTTCTTTTTCCTTATCCAATGAAAAAGTGGCAATAATTG CTAACAACTTTGAGAATAGCTACGAAAaacaacaaataataatagcggATTACTGTAAATCACCCGCTAATATTCAGTTCGTTTCATGGGTTGGTCAGACATTTCAAAAGAGTTTGTTCTTCGGTGAAGACAAGCTATTAGTG TATGGCTATGAGATATTTCCAATTATTATTGACTGCGTGAACGGTGAGTGGGTTATCTCAAAGGTGGTATTACCAGAATTcactataaaaaatttaagttttgattttttttatgataagaaaaatattcaagATATAGAAAAAGAATGCAATCATATAAATGGAAATGAAGTTACTGGAGAAATTATTCCCCATTCAAATagtattttacaaatatcTATGTTGGAACCATATGAAAGTAAGGAATACACCCAATTTATCACAGCATCCAGTGATTTTAATATCGTTCTTTGGACTTTTATTTTCTGA
- the PmUG01_09028200 gene encoding conserved Plasmodium protein, unknown function, with translation MNALVLSTVILAVIDLLAYFTFADYNIKTNKLTFESKTNECKRAIYMFAGKDSFTIRSKDNVYLEAHDNKTVISSLNVYGNVHTNEFLFFQTNQWKLYYINTFDRKDNSWSPSDISTCGTSPDTFLGGPCKFGATDAYTKIANIPKHRELKIKLRVHFFDIWENDSLFLQVDNKTVWTESHQSCSSESCSSGINLCGKDTPDRLSVPIGVELEHTSDTVNILIGNTLKKKTDACTTSWGIDDFVVYYK, from the exons atgaatgcgCTTGTTCTCAGTACAGTCATACTTGCAGTAATCGATCTTTTAGCATATTTTACCTTCGCAGATTACAACATAAAAACGAACAAATTAACATTTGAGTCAAAAACAAATGAATGCAAAAGagcaatatatatgtttgcaGGCAAGGACTCATTCACTATAAGGAGTAAAGACAATGTTTACTTAGAAGCCCATGACAACAAAACAGTTATAAGCAGTTTAAACGTTTATGGAAATGTACACACAAATgaatttctcttttttcaaaCAAATCAGTGGAAATTATACTACATTAATACGTTCGATAGAAAAGATAATTCATGGAGCCCCTCG GATATCAGCACGTGCGGTACCTCTCCTGATACATTTCTTGGCGGGCCATG CAAATTTGGAGCCACCGATGCCTACACCAAAATTGCCAACATTCCCAAGCATagagaattaaaaattaagttgAGGGTACATTTTTTCGATATATGGGAAAACGATTCGCTATTTTTGCAAGTCGACAATAAAACAGTTTGGACGG aaTCTCATCAGTCTTGCTCTTCGGAA AGTTGCTCCTCAGGAATAAACCTCTGCGGGAAGGATACCCCTGACCGACTATCa GTACCTATAGGCGTGGAATTGGAGCATACGTCAG ATACggttaatatattaattggaaatactttaaaaaaaaaaactgatGCATGTACAACGTCATGGGGCATAGACGATTTCGTTGTCTACTACAAATAA